One segment of Xanthomonas oryzae pv. oryzae DNA contains the following:
- a CDS encoding TrmH family RNA methyltransferase, producing MKQHDGRGARPPREGAPRGSTAGNPWNRSPPRSTPAAAPSSTTLASPGGSPAAGRAAGHARAEMRLYGINAVQAVFKARPQALRKLYLSEARIPQFKALLAWCVSQRIGYRVVEEADLSKLAASAHHEGIVAEVLRVAPQPLQEWLAALPQGPVLALWLDGVGNPHNFGAMLRSSAHFGVAGLLLPAGSTLGLSGAAARVAEGGAEAVPLVQLPDTATAMAQLRQAGFAIAATLVDGGQDVFAAALPQRLVYVMGAESEGMDRAFARDCDLQLSIRGSGKVESLNVASATAVFQAAWHARVLA from the coding sequence ATGAAGCAGCACGATGGGCGCGGCGCGCGTCCTCCTCGCGAGGGCGCCCCGCGAGGAAGCACCGCCGGCAATCCCTGGAATCGGTCGCCGCCGCGCAGCACACCGGCAGCGGCGCCATCCTCGACAACGTTGGCCTCGCCGGGCGGCAGTCCTGCCGCCGGCAGGGCTGCTGGCCATGCACGCGCCGAAATGCGGCTGTACGGCATCAACGCCGTGCAGGCCGTGTTCAAGGCGCGCCCGCAGGCACTGCGCAAGCTCTATCTGAGCGAGGCGCGCATTCCACAGTTCAAGGCGCTGCTGGCCTGGTGCGTGAGCCAACGCATCGGTTATCGCGTGGTGGAAGAGGCCGATCTGAGCAAGCTCGCTGCCAGTGCGCACCATGAAGGCATCGTGGCCGAGGTGCTGCGCGTCGCCCCGCAACCGTTGCAGGAGTGGCTGGCGGCCCTGCCGCAAGGCCCGGTGCTCGCGCTATGGCTGGATGGGGTGGGCAACCCGCATAACTTTGGCGCGATGTTGCGCTCGTCGGCACACTTCGGTGTTGCCGGTCTGCTGCTGCCGGCCGGCTCCACGCTGGGCCTGTCCGGGGCGGCGGCACGCGTGGCCGAAGGTGGCGCCGAAGCGGTACCGCTGGTGCAACTGCCCGACACCGCAACCGCGATGGCGCAATTGCGTCAGGCCGGTTTCGCGATTGCCGCCACGCTGGTCGACGGCGGCCAGGATGTCTTCGCTGCGGCATTGCCACAGCGCCTGGTCTACGTGATGGGCGCGGAGAGCGAAGGCATGGACCGCGCATTTGCCCGCGACTGCGATCTGCAGTTGTCGATCCGCGGTAGCGGCAAGGTGGAAAGTCTCAACGTCGCCTCTGCCACTGCGGTCTTCCAGGCCGCCTGGCACGCGCGCGTCCTCGCCTGA
- a CDS encoding IS1595-like element ISXo5 family transposase — protein sequence MAMNRVQFQAGLSLPAFLKRYGNAQQCEQALEISRWPQGFVCPRCAATAHSRFQRHGTTYWQCTACYRQTSLRSGTVMDNSKLPLRTWLLGMYLLGQSKTNLSALELMRHLGVSYPTAWPMKHKLMQAMTQREANRKLGGIVQLDDAYLGGERNGGKAGRGSENKRPFVIAVETTEDGRPLRAVMDPVPGFTKAALSEWIGQRLHPGADVYSDGLGAFRALEAEHAHTVIEGSGRSRCEAENARWVNVVLSNLKRSLDGAYHAFKFAKYAQRSLAETMWRFNRRFDLTRLVPSLLAAAAASKPWSERALRDVTLFTAESAC from the coding sequence ATGGCCATGAATCGTGTGCAGTTCCAAGCCGGGCTGTCGTTGCCGGCGTTCCTCAAGCGCTATGGCAACGCGCAGCAGTGCGAGCAGGCGTTGGAGATCTCGCGCTGGCCACAGGGCTTTGTTTGTCCGCGTTGCGCCGCTACCGCGCACAGTCGATTCCAGCGTCACGGCACCACGTACTGGCAGTGCACGGCCTGCTATCGCCAGACCAGCCTGCGCTCGGGCACGGTGATGGACAACAGCAAGCTGCCGCTACGCACCTGGCTGCTTGGCATGTATCTGCTGGGCCAGAGCAAGACGAACCTGTCGGCGCTGGAGTTGATGCGACACCTGGGAGTGAGCTACCCGACAGCGTGGCCAATGAAGCACAAGCTGATGCAGGCCATGACCCAACGCGAGGCGAACCGCAAGTTGGGCGGGATCGTGCAACTGGACGATGCCTACCTGGGCGGAGAACGCAACGGTGGCAAGGCCGGGCGCGGCTCGGAGAACAAGCGCCCTTTCGTGATCGCCGTGGAGACCACTGAAGACGGTCGTCCATTGCGCGCGGTGATGGATCCGGTCCCAGGCTTCACCAAGGCGGCGCTGTCGGAATGGATCGGGCAACGCCTGCATCCTGGAGCAGATGTCTACAGTGATGGACTCGGTGCGTTTCGAGCACTGGAAGCCGAGCACGCGCACACGGTGATCGAAGGCAGCGGTCGAAGTCGCTGCGAGGCAGAGAACGCACGCTGGGTCAACGTGGTGTTGTCCAACCTAAAGCGTTCGCTGGACGGTGCCTATCACGCCTTCAAATTCGCCAAATACGCCCAGCGCTCCCTGGCAGAGACGATGTGGCGGTTCAACCGCCGTTTCGATCTGACCCGGCTGGTGCCCAGCTTGCTGGCCGCCGCAGCCGCCAGCAAGCCGTGGTCCGAGCGGGCCCTGCGTGATGTCACCCTGTTCACCGCTGAAAGTGCGTGCTAA